A stretch of DNA from Phragmitibacter flavus:
GCGATTCTTCACCTGCTCGATGCGGGCGTGATGCGCAATGCTTTGCATGGGGGTGCGACAACTTGCCGCACCCGGGAAGGGGAGGTATCACCATGCATTGGGCAACGGGGGCCGTGCCGCTTCATTCGGTCAATCGACGATGGCGGCTCTCAGCGGATTGGGGCGTAGCGGTTGAGTTTGCGTTGCAGGGAACGGCGGTGGATGCCGAGCACTTCGGCGGCTTGACTGATGTTGCCGTGGCAGTCGGAGAGAACACGTTGGATGTGTTCCCATTCGACTTTGTCGAGGGTGGGAGCGGAGTCGGGGGGTGGGGTGTCGATGGGTTGGCCTTCGATGGCGGCGGCGATATGGTCGGCGTTGACGGGTTTGGCGAGGTAGTCGGAGGCTCCGAGGCGGATGGCTTCGAGGGCGGAGGGGATGCTGCCGTAACCGGTGAGGACGATGAGGCGGGCGGTGGGGAGATGTTGGTGAATGGACTGGACGGTTTCGATCCCGCTGATGCCGGGCATGCGCAGGTCGATGACGGCGGCGTCGATGGGGTTGGTTTGCAGGTGCTGGAGGGCGGTCGCGCCGTCGGGGACTTGATGGCAGTGGTAACCGCGCCGTTGCAGGGCGAGGGCGAGTTGTTCGCGGAAGACGAGGTCGTCGTCAACGAGGAGGATCCGCTTCATGATGAATGGGGCAAGGTGAGGGGTTGAAGGGGTTATTCAACTGGCTGTGGTGTGGTGTTTTGTCGCATGGTTGGGGAGGGTGAGGGTGAAGGTTTCTCCGCCGCCGGGGGCTGGGGTGAAGTGGAGGCTGCCGCCGAGTTGATGGGCGAGGAGTTTGACGAGGTGGAGGCCGAGACCCATGCCCTGTCCGGGGGGTTTGGTGGTGAGGAAGGGTTCGCCGAGGTGGCGGCGGATGGCGGCGGGGATGCCGTGGCCGTGGTCGCGCACGGTGAAGTGGATGTGGTGGGCGTCGAGCTGGGCGTTGATGTCGACGGGTTGATGATGGGTGGAGGACTGGAGGGCGTTGCGGATGAGGTTGCCGAGGGCTTCGCGGATGGCCTGGAGGGGAAGGTGAATGGGGTGGGGATGGTGCCAGTGGAAGAAGCAGCGGGTTTGGTCTTCAGGGTTGAGGTGTTCGAGGAGTTGGGTTTGGAGTTCGGTGAGGTGGAAGTTTTGGGTGGGGATGGGGGTGAGTTCGGGACGGAGCCGGGAGAGGATTTGCTGGCAGCGTTCGACCTGGCTGTTGATGGTGCGGGCCATTTGCGTGAGGTCGTGGTCGGCTTCGTCGTTCTGGAGTTCGAGTTCCATTTCGCGGCTGACGACGGCGATGGTGGAGAGGGGGGTGCCGAGTTCGTGGGCGGCTCCGGCGGCGAGGGTGGCGATGCTGTGGTGACGGCGTTCTTCGGCGAGGTGTTCCTGGGTTTGGCGCCGGGTGCGCATTTCGCGGCGCAGCTGGCCGCGCAGGCGTTGGACGAGGTGGATGAGGGTGCTGCTGATGAGGAAGAAGGCAACGATGCGTCCAACCAGGAGGTGATCGGCGCTGAGGGGCTTGCCGTTTAGATGGAGGAGAGGATGATGGTGTTGAATGAGGACGAGCAGGGAGATGAGGCCGACGAGCATGAGCAGCCAGGCGGAGAGTCGGCTGAGGGTGAGGGCGGCAAGGACGGCGTTGAGGAGAAGGAAAAGGGTGAAGGGGTTTTCGGTGCCACCGGTCCAGTAAAGCAGGGCGGCGAGGAGCAGGGTGTCCCAGGCCATGACGTGGGGGACGGCGCTGATGCTGAGCCAGGTGCCTGCGCGGCGGAGGAGGATGAGGAAGAGGTTGGTGAGGGCGGTGGTGCCGATGATGAGCAGCACGGGCAGCCACTGAATGTGGACCTCAAGGGTGAAGCGGGCAGTGAGGATGGTGACGAACTGGCCGAGGACGGCGAGCCAGCGGAGGCGGATCAGGGAGTCGACGGCGAGGGTGTCGAGAACGGGCAGGCCTTGCTCCGGGTTGGTGACTGGGACTGCGGCGGTCACAAAGTTCGGCGTGGTAATTGGGGAAAGAATTTGCGGCGTTCTTGAGGGAACGCCGCAGGGTAAGATTGGCCCTGGCTCAGGTGTGAGAGAGGGGGTGATGGCGCAGACTGGCGGTGTTATCTAGGTGGACGTTCCACTGCCAGTCGTTTTGGTGGCCGCAATTGGGTTGGCCCGATCAAAATTTGTATTCAAAACCGGCGAAGAAGGAGAGGGGCTCGCCGGGGTGGAAGACTTGGGCGGGGCCGAAGGAGGTTCGGGCGTCGGCGATGGGTTCTGCGGAGGAAGCGTAGTTTTCATCCGTGAGGTTGCGGGCTTCGGCGAAGATCGTCCAGCCTTTGGGGCTGCGGTAGCCGAGTCGGAATCCGAGGATGGCATAGCCGTCGGCATAGAGGCTGTTGGCATAGTCGGCGGGGAGTTTGGAAACCCACTGGAAGTTGGGTCCCATGTAGATGCCGTTGCTGAGTTCGAGGAGAAGTTCGGCGCGGTAGAAGAATTCCGGGGCTCCTGCGAGCTGGTTGTCGCCATAGGATTCGCTGTTGTCGAAACGGAAGTCGTTCCAGTTGAAGATTTGTTTCAAGGTTAGCTGGCTTGCTTCATGGGCTTGAACGGGCATCACGGCTTTGGCTGACTTCGCGCTGGTGGCGATGGCCATGGCGGGAGGGCTGCTTTGCCAGAGGACGGTGTCCAATCCGAACTCGATGCCTTGATGATGGGTGTCGGGTCCGTTGATGGTGCCGAGGGGGTTGCCGGCGGAGTCGTTGAGGGTGAGCAGTTCGTTTTTGAGCCAGGAGTAGTAGTAGGCGATCTCCCACTTGAAACGTCCGGATTCGCCGCGGGTGCCGACTTCGATGGTAGTGGCGGTTTGTTCGGAAATTTCACGGGTGAGCACGTCTCCGGCGGGTCCGCCGAGACCGACGATTTCAACGGTGGTGGGGGGCTCGAAGCTGCGGCTGACATTGGCGAAAAGCTGGGTCCGCTGACTCAGTTCATAGAGGGCACCAAGTTTTGGACTGAAGCCGGTGTAGCTTTGATCGCGAGATTGGTCGCCGTTGGGATCGGTGAGGAAGTTATCGTCGAAGTTACGCACGGCATAAGTGAAAGAGGAGCCGAGGATGAGGGAGAATTGGTCGGTGAGGTAGTGTTGGTCTTCGATGTAGAAATCGTAGTTGATGGCGGTGGTGTCGCCGTCGCCGACTCTTGCGCCGCGTTTGCCGAAGTCGTTGATGAGACGTTCATCGTGGAGAAAGGTGGCGGCCGGAGCGAAGCCCATGGTGAGGCGGTTTTTGCGGCCGAAGAGGTCGGCTTCATTGAGATAGCGAAGTTCGCCGCCGAAGCTGTTGTAGGTGCCGTATCGGACGCCGAGGCCGTTGAGGAAAAAGGGGTTCCAGAACAGCGGGTGGTCGAGCAGGAAGTAGGTGTAGTAAAGGCTGGTCTCGAGGCGTTGTTCGCTGTCGATCTGGAAAGTGGTTTTGTTGGCGATGCGGAACCAGTCGACGTCGCGGCGTTGGTCGAACGCGATGGCGTCGGCGGAGGCGGCGCGTGGGTTGGTTCTGATTTGGTCAGCGGTGAGGTTGCCGGGAAGGGCCGAACGGCTTTCAACATAAGTGAGGAAGAAGCGGGTTTCGATGTCGTCGCTGATGCGATAGCCGAAGTTGCCGAAGAAACGGCGGTTGCGGAGTTCGGAGTGTTCCTGGAAGCCGTCTCGATTGAGGAAGGAGGTGCTGATGTAATAATCGAAGGGACCGCTGACGCCGCCGGAACTGATCTGGCCGTTGAGGTAACCGTAGCTGCCACCTTCGAGTCGAATTCGGAAAGGGTCGGCGGAGTAGCCGGTGGGGCTGACGAAGTTGATGGCACCGCCGAGGGTGGTGGAGCCGTAACGCAGGGCGTTGGAGCCGCGGAAGACTTCAACGTAGTCGAGCGAGAGCGGATCGATGGATTGGAAGTCACCGAAGCCGTCGGCGAGGGTGACGGGCACGCCGTCTTGCAGGAGTTTGATGCCGCGCAGGTGGAAGCCGAGGTCAAGTCCGCTGCCACGAATGGAGAGTTTCACTTCATCGCCATCGCTGCCGCGGGCGGGGGAGTAGACGCCGGGGATGCTGCTGAAGATGTCTTCGAAAGAGGAGGAGCGTCCGAGCCGGTAGGTTTCCGCATCGACGACGGAAGTGTTGCCAGGAGTGCGGGCGAGTTCGGTTCTGGCGGCGCTGGAGGAAGGGACGGTGAGGGAGGGGTTGTCTTGTGTCGCGTTGACGGTGACTTCGGGCAGCGTGGTGGTGGCAGGGAGTGAGGATTGTTGGGCGCTCAGCGGAGTGAGGCCGATGAGAATGGCGGATAACAGGAGTCGATGTTTCATGTGGATGTTTGGCGGTGTGTTTAGCTTGGGTTGAATGATTAGGAGGGGGAGTTTGAAAGGCTGAGGATGTGATAGCTGTCGGCGTCTTTACCGAGGGCTTTGATGGCGGTGTCTTTGGTGATAGGTTTGGAGGTGGGGGTGGCTTCGATGTGGAGATTTTGGATGCCTTGCTCCTCGCCTTTGGTGATGGTGACCTTGGTGACGCCATCGAGTTTGCTGAGGGCGGCCTTGACTTTGCTGGCGCAGGCGTGGCAGAAGAGACCGCTGATTTTGCCTTGGTAAGTGGTGGTGTTGGTTGGGTCGGCGGCCGGAAGTGGCAGAATGGTGGAAAGTGAGATGGTGATGATGAGAGTGAGTTGGAGGATGGATTTCATGGAGTGGTGGAGTGATGGAGTTGGGTTCTTGGTTCTTGGTTCTTGGTGCTTAGTTCTTAGTTGGGTAAGGAGCGATGGAGTGGGGGTCAGAGTTTTGGATTTTTGAGGAGGCGTTGGGTGTCTTGCTGGAGGCGCTCGCACATGAGGCTGGCGATCTCGGGTTGGGGGTGGAAGATGGAGTAGTAACCACGGACGTAACCTTCGCGGTCGACGAGCACGACGCGGAGGTCGTGGGCGTAGATGTCGAGGGGATGGAGGCGTTCTTCTTCGGGGATGGGCGAGGCGGGTTCGAGTCGCAGGCCCTCGGTCATGTATTGCCAGAGAGGTTCGCGTTTTCCGGTGAGGAACCACCAGGGATCGGCGGGTTTGAGGCCGATGCCTTCGGCGTAGGCGGCCATCGTGGCGGCGGTGTCATGCTCGGGGACGACGGAGATGGAGACTTGATGGAAGTCGTCCCGTTGACCGAACTGCTTTTGGAGTTTGAGCATCTCGCCAATGACGGCGGCGCAGCCGTGGGGGCAGATGGTGTAGATATAGGCGAAGATGCGAACCTTGCCATTCAGGCTGGCGATGTTGACAGGGCCGCCTGATCGCTCGGTGGCTTCGAGGTTGGGGGGGATCTGATGGTAGCGCAGCAGGGGACGTGCGGACGCGCTTTTGCTGCGCATCAGTTTGGTCGATGCCATGGAAGCAGCAATGACGAGGGCGCAGATGCCGCCGATGATGAACCAGAAGCGCCAGGGGTTGAAAGGGGCGGCAACTGGTGGTGGTTGGGATGCTTGCATGGAGTGGAATTACTCGACGGGGATTTTGAGGAGTTCGGCTTCAAGCCACATGCCCGTGCGGGCTTTTTCAGCGGCACGAATGGCGGCGACTTCGGCGGGGGTGACGGCGGGGGCGGTGTTGCCGGAGGCGGTGCGGGTGTAGGGGGGGATGTTGGCGATTTGTTCGTCGCTGAGGGTGCCTTGTCCGGGCATCACGGGGGGGGGGGGGGGGAAGGGGTTGCCGTTGATGTTGATGAGTCCGGTCATGCCGTGAAGCACAATGCGGATGAGGCGGTCGGGTTTGGCGGCAGTGACCCAGTCGGAGTTGGCGAGGGGCGGGGACATGCCGGGGAGGGCCATGCCGGGGGGGTGGTGACAGGCGGAACAGACGGGCATGTAGGGTTGCTGGCCTGCTTGTTTTTGTGCTTCGAGCGCGGTGTCCTGGGCGGGGGTGGTGGTGGTGAAGGCGAGGACGGCGATGAGGGGAAGGATGGATTTTGAAATGGTCATGATGGGTGATTGAGTCGAAGAAAGTTTTGATGGAATGACACGCAGGGTTGCACGCATGATGGGCGCGAGGCCGGCGTCGGCTGACTAAGTTGGTTGGCGGCACGCTGCGTTTTTTCTTGGCAGGCGACGAGCTGGTTGATCTCGCTGGATCAGTGATCAGTGTGTTGAAAAATCAACAGGCGCTGGGTCGTGGCGGCGGTGTGGGCGGGCGGCTGTGCCATTGGGTGGCAAGCAGGTGGATGAGCGCGGGATGTGGCTGGGCCTGAAAGTTGGTCGCTCGTGGATGGAAAGACGGGAGATTGCGGCGTTCACTGATCCATTTCGGAGCGGTGGAATCGAGCTTGCGGGAGTTGGAATTAGGGGTCGGCGCGGATGACTGGGGATCGCTTTTCTGGCTTGCAGCGATTTGCCGGCACATGGGGCACGGTTGGGTGCCGTTGAAGGTGTTGGCGATGCCTTCGATGAGGCCCTGTTCGGCGGTGTAGTCGGGCAGCATGGTGGCCCAGGCGACCATCTGCAACGCGCTCCAGTGCAGCCCGATGGTGATCATCAGGGCGGCAGCGATGGAGGCGCGTGCGATGGTTTGCATGAAGGGATGGCGGACTGAAAGATGGCTTATTCGCCTTTGTGCACGTTGTGACAGGCTTTGCAATTGCCGGCGAGTTGGAGCTCGGATTTGGCGTTGGGTTTTTTGTCAACGACGCCTTGAGCAGCGTTGATGAGTCGGGTGGTTTTTTCGGTCCAGCTTGCGTCGTCGCCTTGGGGCGGTTGGTTGGCGGGGAGGGATTTGAAGTAGGCGAGCAGTTCGGCGGCGTCAGCGTCGGTGCCTTGTCCAGTGGAGACTTTTTTGTGAAGACTGGTGGAGCCTTTCATGGCGGACTCCATGACGTCGCTGATGCTTTGTTTGTTGTTGTCGATTTCTGCGGCGTGGACGGTGATGAGAGCAAGGGTGAGGGAGGCTATGGCAAGGATGGATGTTTTCATGGGTGATGGATAACTAAACAGGGTGTAGGTGGTGGTGATAATCACGATAGAGTCAGCATGGGAAATGCGGACGGGGGACCGCCAACGATTGAATGGTGTAGGGGACAACCCAGTAAGGTTGAACAGTCCATGCGGGTGTGGCGCACGGTGTTTCCGTTGAGTTAGACGGATGCGGATGCTTAAGCCTCGCTGCGTCGTGGCGGCGGGGTCGGTGGAGAAAGCTGCCACTGGCTTGTCAGTGAATGGCGAAGCGCAATGGTCTGTTCCGGTGGAGCGGCTTTCCAGGAGACCGTAGGAAGGTCTCGGCAGGAGGGTAGGGCGAGCCAGTGAGGATGGATTTCGACTGGGGTCGTTGACGCCGGTTGCTGCTCCGACTCAGCCGTTTGGCTCTGCTGAATCTTAAGACACATCGGGCAGGGATGCTTGCCATCGAATGTGTCTTTGACGGCGTCCACCATGCTTTGGTTTTGCGAGTAGGTGTGCAGCATGTTGCCCCATGCGATCACTTGCATGACGCCCCAATGTCCGCCGACCAAATGAATGGCAGCGATCAGACAAAGGATGGTTTGAATGGGGCGTCTCACCGAGGGTGAGATGAGACACGATCCATTTGTGGTGTCAAGCGGGATTCGGAATACGGCAGAATAGAATCGCCCTCTCAGGTATTAGTTGCGAGGGAAAGTTTTTTTGCGTCCATGTGACAATTCCGTTGCCTGGCGAGAATAGGTTCCGCTATAACGATGTTAATGAAATCCCGGGTTGCTGCTTTTTTCTCTCTCATTCTATTGGCGCTTTTAAACGCGAGCGCAGAGGGGCAGGTGGTGATCAATGAGGTGATGGCGAGGGGGTCCGACCGGTTGTTGAAATGGTCGCCGACGGGGGTGCCGAAGCTGGGGTTTGGGAAGGCGTGGAATGACCCGACGTTTAATGATGCATCCTGGCAGACGGGGGTGGGGCCGTTTGGGTTTGGGTCGTTTACGAATGTATCACCGGCACCGGTGGTCGGGACGAACATGGCGACGCAGATGCAGAATCTGACGCCGACGATGTATCTGAGGAAGTCTTTCGCGGCATCGGCGGGGCAGGCGACCAGTGCTGCGGCGTTGTCTTTGGAGGTGCAGTTTAATGATGGGTTTGTGTGTTACATCAACGGTGTTGAGGTGGCACGGCGGAATGCGGGGCCGGTGAATGATTTTAAGTATCGGGATTCGTTTGCGGCGTCAGGAACTCCGGCAAATACGCAGAGCCATTTAACACCGTATCTGCGGACGGAGGTGCTGACGTTGCCGGTGGCGAGTTCGGTGTTGGTGACGGGGGACAATGTGATTGCGGTGCATGCGTTGAATTTTTGGGAGAACACGTCGGTTCACAACCAGTCGACGAATGCGCTGACTTCGATCAACAACAGCAACAATTTTTATTTTAAGGGGGATTTGAAGTTGTCGGGGGCGACATTGGTGGCGAACAACACGGCATGGAAATATTTTCCGGGAGTGGTGGAACCTTCGGGCGGGTTGTTTGATCCGACCTTGATGTTTCAGGCAAGGCAGAGTGTGCCGTGGGGAAGACCGTCTTTTGATGATGGGTTGTGGTCGACGGGATCGTCGCCGTTTGGTGCGGGGTCGCCTCCGGGCGGGGTGACATTGGGGACGAATTTAACGGGTCAGGTGACGGGCATGGTGACTTCGTTGTATGCGCGGGTGGTGTTTACGGCGACGGCGGCGGATGTGGCGGACCCGGCGGCATTGCAGTTGTTGATGGATTGGGATGACGGATTTGTCGCGTATCTGAACGGGGTGGAGGTGGCGCGGGACCGGCTGGAGCAGGCGAATGCATTTACGCCGCACAACGCGGTGGCATCGAGTGCGAGGTCACCGGGGAGTTATGCGACTTACAACCTGGATCCGCCGGGGAAGTTATTGATTGAGGGGCAGAACGTGCTGGCGGTGCAGGTGCATAACGTGAGTTTGGCGGACGGGGATTTGTTCATGAGGGCGCAGTTGCGGACGAATCCTGCGGGGACCAATCGGATGATGGTTCCGGCGGTTTCGACGTGGAATTATTTTTTGGGAGAGAGTGAGCCGGTGACGGCGGAGGATGAGAACATTGAGGACAATCCGGAGCCGCCGGAGGCTTCACCGGATTGGGTGGAGTTGCACAACAGCGGGGCGGTGGAGGTATCGCTGGCGGGGTGGGGATTGAGTGATGATGAGGATGAGCCGCACAAGTGGTCGTTTCCAGCGGGGGCGACCATTCCAGCCGGTGGGTATCTGGTGGTGATGTGCGATGATCTCGACATCACGGAACCGGCAGCGGGGGGATTTTATCATGCGAACTTCAAGTTGAGTGCGGATGGGGAGACGCTGGTGCTGAGCAATGCGGGAGGGGCGGCGATGAGCACGGTGACCTTTGGGGCCCAGACGGCGGCGGAGAGTTATGGTCGAAATGGAGTCGGATCGCTGGTGTTTTTTCCTGAGCCAACACCGGGGGCGGTGAACGGTGGGACGACATTGAGTGGTCGCGTGGCGGAGCCGACGTTTTCAGAGCCGGGAGGGTTCTATTTGAGCGGTCGGACGATCACGATGAGCTGTGCGACGCCGGGGGCGGTGATCCGATATACTTTGGATGGTTCGGAGCCGACGGAGACGAACGGCGTGGTGGGGAGTTCGGTTTTGATTACGGCTTCGAGCGGGGTGAGGGCAAGGGCATTTGTAAGTGGAATGATTGCTTCAAAGGTGGCGACGAGGAGTTACTTGATCAATGAACCGGTGGGGCGTCAAAGTGTCCCGGCGTTGTGTTTGGTGGGGGATCAGCAGAGGTCGCTTTACCGGCCGTTTGGGGTGATGGCGATTTCGGGTGGAGCGCAGACAAACTTTGTGGGACCCGCACCGACGGGAAACAATGGAATGTGGACGCAGACGGGGGCGACGCCGGGAACGGCGGTGGACTTGAATGCGTATAACAACGTGGTGCATCGGGGGCGGTTTACGGAGAAGCCGGTGAACATGGAGATTTTGCGGGCGGATGGGACGCCGGGACCGAACATTGAGTTTGGGTTGCGGGTGTCGGGGAGCAATCATGCGCGGCCGCGGTATCGGCTGGCGAATCAGAACCGGGCACCGGGGGCGTCACCTGCGCCGAATGACGGGGCCTGGCATCAGACGGATTTTACGCAGAAGCCGTCGTTCAACTTTTTCTTCCGCAATGATTTTGGGGGTGATCCGCTGGAGTGGCCGTTGTTTCCGGATTATCCGGTGAATGCGTTTCAT
This window harbors:
- a CDS encoding response regulator transcription factor; this translates as MKRILLVDDDLVFREQLALALQRRGYHCHQVPDGATALQHLQTNPIDAAVIDLRMPGISGIETVQSIHQHLPTARLIVLTGYGSIPSALEAIRLGASDYLAKPVNADHIAAAIEGQPIDTPPPDSAPTLDKVEWEHIQRVLSDCHGNISQAAEVLGIHRRSLQRKLNRYAPIR
- a CDS encoding ATP-binding protein; translated protein: MTAAVPVTNPEQGLPVLDTLAVDSLIRLRWLAVLGQFVTILTARFTLEVHIQWLPVLLIIGTTALTNLFLILLRRAGTWLSISAVPHVMAWDTLLLAALLYWTGGTENPFTLFLLLNAVLAALTLSRLSAWLLMLVGLISLLVLIQHHHPLLHLNGKPLSADHLLVGRIVAFFLISSTLIHLVQRLRGQLRREMRTRRQTQEHLAEERRHHSIATLAAGAAHELGTPLSTIAVVSREMELELQNDEADHDLTQMARTINSQVERCQQILSRLRPELTPIPTQNFHLTELQTQLLEHLNPEDQTRCFFHWHHPHPIHLPLQAIREALGNLIRNALQSSTHHQPVDINAQLDAHHIHFTVRDHGHGIPAAIRRHLGEPFLTTKPPGQGMGLGLHLVKLLAHQLGGSLHFTPAPGGGETFTLTLPNHATKHHTTAS
- a CDS encoding TonB-dependent receptor family protein, which gives rise to MKHRLLLSAILIGLTPLSAQQSSLPATTTLPEVTVNATQDNPSLTVPSSSAARTELARTPGNTSVVDAETYRLGRSSSFEDIFSSIPGVYSPARGSDGDEVKLSIRGSGLDLGFHLRGIKLLQDGVPVTLADGFGDFQSIDPLSLDYVEVFRGSNALRYGSTTLGGAINFVSPTGYSADPFRIRLEGGSYGYLNGQISSGGVSGPFDYYISTSFLNRDGFQEHSELRNRRFFGNFGYRISDDIETRFFLTYVESRSALPGNLTADQIRTNPRAASADAIAFDQRRDVDWFRIANKTTFQIDSEQRLETSLYYTYFLLDHPLFWNPFFLNGLGVRYGTYNSFGGELRYLNEADLFGRKNRLTMGFAPAATFLHDERLINDFGKRGARVGDGDTTAINYDFYIEDQHYLTDQFSLILGSSFTYAVRNFDDNFLTDPNGDQSRDQSYTGFSPKLGALYELSQRTQLFANVSRSFEPPTTVEIVGLGGPAGDVLTREISEQTATTIEVGTRGESGRFKWEIAYYYSWLKNELLTLNDSAGNPLGTINGPDTHHQGIEFGLDTVLWQSSPPAMAIATSAKSAKAVMPVQAHEASQLTLKQIFNWNDFRFDNSESYGDNQLAGAPEFFYRAELLLELSNGIYMGPNFQWVSKLPADYANSLYADGYAILGFRLGYRSPKGWTIFAEARNLTDENYASSAEPIADARTSFGPAQVFHPGEPLSFFAGFEYKF
- a CDS encoding heavy-metal-associated domain-containing protein; its protein translation is MKSILQLTLIITISLSTILPLPAADPTNTTTYQGKISGLFCHACASKVKAALSKLDGVTKVTITKGEEQGIQNLHIEATPTSKPITKDTAIKALGKDADSYHILSLSNSPS
- a CDS encoding SCO family protein gives rise to the protein MQASQPPPVAAPFNPWRFWFIIGGICALVIAASMASTKLMRSKSASARPLLRYHQIPPNLEATERSGGPVNIASLNGKVRIFAYIYTICPHGCAAVIGEMLKLQKQFGQRDDFHQVSISVVPEHDTAATMAAYAEGIGLKPADPWWFLTGKREPLWQYMTEGLRLEPASPIPEEERLHPLDIYAHDLRVVLVDREGYVRGYYSIFHPQPEIASLMCERLQQDTQRLLKNPKL
- a CDS encoding c-type cytochrome, with the translated sequence MTISKSILPLIAVLAFTTTTPAQDTALEAQKQAGQQPYMPVCSACHHPPGMALPGMSPPLANSDWVTAAKPDRLIRIVLHGMTGLININGNPFPPPPPVMPGQGTLSDEQIANIPPYTRTASGNTAPAVTPAEVAAIRAAEKARTGMWLEAELLKIPVE